The following are encoded together in the Argonema galeatum A003/A1 genome:
- a CDS encoding hybrid sensor histidine kinase/response regulator, which yields MTNFKGNILAIDDTPANLRLLVGILTEQGYKIRAVPNGKLALTGIRQSLPDLILLDIMMPEMDGYEVCNQLKSDELTREIPVIFISAINDVLDKVKAFAVGGVDYITKPFQVEEVLARVETHLALRSLQKSLVQKNDDLAKTNEELAKTLQELKATQQELILAEKMAALGQLIAGIAHEVNTPLGAIRSSAGNISKFLSQTLEQLPALFQSLSPDEGQDFLALLQRSLQQEIILSTKEERQLRKALRRQLEELEIDNAESIADRLVIMGIYDEINTFLALFKRHDSFEIIEIAYKLSELKRSTKTIETATERASKVVFALKTYAHYNHDGKMIAVKITEGIETILTLYHNQLKQGVEVIRNYAELAPILCYPDELNQVWTNLIHNALQAMDYRGILRIDLTRIDQMVKISITDSGKGIPEKIISRIFEPFFTTKNAGEGSGLGLDIVKKIVKKHSGKIEVQSKPGQTTFSVFIPIKLS from the coding sequence ATGACTAATTTTAAAGGCAATATTTTAGCGATTGACGATACTCCAGCGAACTTGCGCCTGTTAGTCGGCATATTGACCGAACAGGGGTACAAAATTCGAGCCGTACCCAATGGAAAATTGGCACTGACGGGTATTCGCCAATCGCTTCCCGATTTGATTTTGCTGGATATAATGATGCCGGAGATGGATGGCTACGAAGTCTGCAATCAGCTAAAATCAGATGAACTAACTCGCGAAATTCCAGTGATTTTTATCAGCGCTATCAATGATGTGCTAGATAAGGTGAAAGCTTTTGCAGTTGGCGGAGTGGACTACATCACCAAACCTTTTCAGGTAGAAGAGGTTTTGGCTCGCGTAGAAACGCACTTGGCTTTACGTTCCCTGCAAAAGAGTCTCGTCCAAAAAAATGATGACTTAGCCAAAACTAATGAGGAATTAGCAAAAACTTTGCAAGAATTGAAAGCCACTCAACAAGAACTGATTCTAGCGGAAAAAATGGCCGCATTGGGACAACTGATTGCAGGGATTGCCCACGAAGTCAATACTCCTTTGGGGGCAATTCGTTCCTCGGCTGGAAATATCTCCAAGTTCTTGAGTCAAACTCTAGAACAATTACCCGCACTCTTTCAATCTCTTTCTCCAGACGAAGGACAGGATTTTTTGGCTTTATTACAGCGATCGCTCCAACAAGAAATCATCTTATCTACCAAAGAAGAGCGTCAATTAAGGAAAGCCTTAAGACGCCAACTGGAAGAATTAGAGATTGATAACGCCGAGTCGATTGCCGATCGCCTGGTAATTATGGGAATTTATGATGAAATCAACACCTTTTTAGCCCTGTTTAAAAGACATGACAGTTTTGAAATCATAGAAATTGCTTATAAACTTTCCGAATTAAAAAGAAGCACAAAAACCATCGAAACAGCCACAGAACGAGCCTCAAAAGTTGTGTTTGCCCTCAAAACTTATGCCCATTATAACCATGATGGTAAAATGATTGCAGTCAAGATAACGGAGGGGATTGAAACTATTTTAACCCTCTATCACAATCAACTAAAACAGGGGGTAGAGGTAATTAGAAACTATGCTGAATTAGCACCCATATTATGTTATCCAGACGAACTTAATCAGGTTTGGACAAATCTGATCCACAATGCCTTACAAGCGATGGATTATCGAGGTATTTTAAGGATTGATTTAACTCGAATTGACCAGATGGTTAAAATTAGCATTACCGATAGCGGAAAGGGAATACCAGAAAAGATTATATCCAGAATATTTGAGCCATTTTTCACTACAAAAAATGCCGGAGAGGGCAGCGGATTGGGGCTGGATATTGTCAAAAAGATTGTGAAAAAGCATTCTGGTAAAATCGAGGTACAAAGCAAACCAGGGCAGACTACATTCAGTGTTTTTATTCCAATTAAGCTTAGTTAG
- a CDS encoding response regulator, with translation MSKPVILCVDDERVILHSLKTQLRAAFGDAYSYEMAEDPDEALEVINELAQEGVKITLIVSDWLMPGMKGDEFLIRVHQQFPNIIKVMLTGQADESAINRAKAEANLHTCLFKPWSEAELVEIIKSSLSELL, from the coding sequence ATGTCTAAACCAGTAATTTTGTGCGTTGACGATGAGAGAGTGATACTACATAGTTTGAAGACGCAACTAAGAGCAGCATTTGGGGATGCCTATAGTTATGAAATGGCTGAAGATCCCGATGAGGCTTTAGAGGTGATTAACGAACTCGCTCAGGAGGGAGTCAAGATTACTTTAATTGTCTCGGATTGGTTAATGCCAGGGATGAAGGGGGATGAGTTTCTTATTCGCGTTCATCAGCAATTTCCCAACATTATTAAAGTGATGCTGACGGGTCAAGCCGATGAATCAGCAATTAATCGAGCGAAAGCGGAGGCGAATCTCCATACCTGCTTATTTAAACCTTGGTCTGAAGCAGAATTAGTGGAGATTATTAAATCGAGTTTAAGTGAACTATTGTGA